A stretch of DNA from Egibacteraceae bacterium:
CATCCGGACCCCGCGGCCGCCGCGTCCCGCCCCGCCCGCGGCGAAGCCACCCGCCTGGGCCCGCGCCGCGCGCCGGGAAGCCGTCGGGGGACCGCCGGTTGCCAGCCCGGCGGATCTGCTCCCCCGGCCCTGACCATCCCGCCGCCGGCGCGCAGCGCAAAGGGCCATCGGCAGGAGCCGGCCCTGCGTCTGCGGCGCCGTCCTAGGAGACGGTGACGGTCGTCTCCATGCCGGCCTGCCGGTGCCCGGGCACGTCGCAGAAGATCGTGTACTCCCCCGGCTCCAGGGTGACGGTGCCCGAGTCGGTCTCGCCGCCCTCGGCCTCGGCCACGACCTCGTTGCCGAGCTCCTCGATCACGAGGTCGTGGAAGATGCCGCCCTGGTTGTCCAGCTCGAGGGTGACATCGCCGGCGGGCAGCTCGCTGGGATGGTCGCCCCAGTCGATGTCGACGGCGACGAACGTGAACGTCTCGCCGCCCGCCTCGCCGTTGCCCCCGTCCTCTGCCTCGCCTTCCGCGGGCTCCTCGGGACGCTGAGCAGCGCCGACCTGCTCCTCCTCCGTGACGTCGGGCTCCTGTGGGGTGCAGGCCCCGATGCCCAAGGCCAGCACGGCCACGAGC
This window harbors:
- a CDS encoding plastocyanin/azurin family copper-binding protein is translated as MRILMLALVAVLALGIGACTPQEPDVTEEEQVGAAQRPEEPAEGEAEDGGNGEAGGETFTFVAVDIDWGDHPSELPAGDVTLELDNQGGIFHDLVIEELGNEVVAEAEGGETDSGTVTLEPGEYTIFCDVPGHRQAGMETTVTVS